One Deltaproteobacteria bacterium DNA segment encodes these proteins:
- a CDS encoding amidohydrolase, translated as MARNGIPVVDGDGHVMEDWDALLQYMPEPYIKSGRFKGRLFPPLDHLHGATLYTLVPGAFRPVREDGWLEFMEDVGIERAVLYSTGGLAFGKVITREFAVDVARAWNNWFADTYLKKSPRFQGLALVPLQEPDEAIKEMRRAVNELKFCGVMLPSTGFKGHLGDKEYWPFYEEASKLGCCIGVHGGAHEGLGMDWLTPYAPINGLGHAVGQMVAFAGIVFNGIFEKFPNVRIGFMEAGVSWLQTCLERFDRGWETHIQYDPRKEYLQLKAGEKVSDYIRRHVEAGRIFVGCEGTEKGLHHLIEAVGNKPFMFSSDFPHEVNNEYCKHEIEEIIENEHLTDDDKHAVLHGNAERFYGLKPLG; from the coding sequence ATGGCACGCAATGGGATTCCCGTCGTCGATGGCGACGGTCATGTGATGGAAGACTGGGATGCGCTCTTGCAGTACATGCCGGAGCCTTACATTAAGAGCGGGCGTTTCAAGGGGCGGCTTTTCCCGCCGCTGGATCACCTGCACGGGGCGACGCTTTATACGCTAGTCCCCGGCGCGTTTCGTCCGGTGCGCGAAGATGGCTGGCTGGAGTTCATGGAAGATGTCGGCATCGAGCGCGCGGTGCTCTATTCCACCGGCGGCTTGGCTTTCGGTAAAGTCATCACCCGCGAGTTCGCCGTCGACGTGGCGCGCGCGTGGAACAACTGGTTCGCCGATACCTATCTGAAAAAGAGTCCGCGCTTTCAAGGTCTGGCCTTGGTGCCGCTGCAAGAGCCGGATGAAGCGATCAAGGAAATGCGCCGGGCGGTGAACGAATTAAAATTTTGCGGCGTCATGCTGCCGTCCACCGGCTTCAAGGGCCATTTGGGCGATAAAGAATACTGGCCGTTCTACGAAGAGGCGAGCAAGCTTGGCTGCTGCATCGGCGTTCATGGCGGCGCCCATGAAGGGTTGGGCATGGATTGGCTAACGCCCTACGCGCCGATCAACGGGCTTGGCCATGCAGTCGGCCAGATGGTGGCGTTTGCCGGCATCGTCTTTAACGGCATCTTTGAAAAATTTCCCAACGTCCGCATCGGCTTCATGGAAGCCGGCGTGTCGTGGCTGCAAACTTGTTTGGAACGCTTCGACCGCGGCTGGGAGACGCACATCCAATACGATCCGCGCAAAGAGTATCTCCAACTCAAGGCCGGCGAAAAAGTCAGCGACTACATTCGCCGCCATGTCGAAGCGGGGCGCATTTTCGTCGGCTGCGAGGGCACGGAGAAAGGTTTGCATCATTTAATCGAAGCCGTCGGCAATAAACCGTTCATGTTCTCCAGCGATTTTCCCCACGAGGTCAACAACGAATACTGCAAACATGAGATCGAAGAAATCATCGAGAACGAGCATCTGACCGATGACGACAAACATGCCGTGCTGCATGGCAACGCCGAGCGGTTTTATGGCTTGAAGCCGTTGGGATGA